One stretch of Oceanimonas pelagia DNA includes these proteins:
- the tldD gene encoding metalloprotease TldD, with the protein MSIEQINQSLLVPNELDMALLDAQLARLSRHQIDFADLYFQNSVHESWVLEDGIVKDGSYNIEQGVGVRAVSGEKTGFAYSDELTAAALDQAVSAARGIAAHGGDGRFKVGRQQPVTARYAGVNPLDSLPREQKIALLQQMDAFARSLDPAVTQVIASISGVYEEVLVLATDGTLATDLRPLVRLNCSVLAERNGRRERGSSGGGGRFGYDYFLEELDGQPRAMGYVKEAVRQALVNLEAVDAPAGTMPVVLGAGWPGVLLHEAVGHGLEGDFNRKGSSAYSGRIGEKVASSLCTIVDDGTLSDRRGSLTIDDEGTPSGYNVLIENGVLKGYMQDKLNARLMGMAPTGNGRRESYAHLPMPRMTNTYMLAGETPPEEIIRSVKKGIYAPNFGGGQVDITSGRFVFSASEAYLIEDGKLTAPIKGATLIGNGPEAMSQVSMVGNDLSLDAGVGVCGKDGQSVPVGVGQPTLKLDRMTVGGTQ; encoded by the coding sequence ATGAGTATTGAACAGATCAACCAAAGCCTGCTGGTGCCCAACGAGCTGGACATGGCTCTGCTGGATGCCCAGCTGGCGCGGCTCAGCCGCCACCAGATCGACTTTGCCGATCTGTATTTTCAGAACAGCGTGCACGAGTCCTGGGTGCTGGAAGACGGCATCGTCAAGGACGGCAGCTACAACATCGAGCAGGGCGTGGGGGTGCGCGCCGTGAGCGGCGAGAAGACCGGCTTTGCCTATTCCGACGAGCTCACCGCCGCCGCCCTGGATCAGGCGGTGAGCGCCGCCCGGGGCATTGCCGCTCACGGTGGCGACGGCCGTTTCAAGGTGGGCCGGCAGCAGCCGGTGACTGCCCGCTATGCGGGGGTAAACCCCCTCGACAGCCTGCCCCGGGAGCAGAAAATTGCCCTGCTGCAGCAGATGGACGCCTTTGCCCGCAGTCTGGATCCCGCCGTGACCCAGGTGATCGCCTCCATTTCCGGCGTGTACGAAGAGGTGCTGGTGCTGGCCACCGACGGTACCCTGGCCACGGATCTGCGCCCGCTGGTACGGCTCAACTGCTCGGTGCTGGCCGAGCGCAACGGCCGCCGTGAGCGCGGCAGCAGCGGCGGCGGCGGCCGCTTCGGCTACGACTATTTTCTGGAAGAGCTAGACGGCCAGCCCCGCGCCATGGGCTATGTAAAGGAAGCGGTACGTCAGGCGCTGGTAAACCTGGAGGCGGTGGACGCCCCCGCCGGCACCATGCCGGTGGTGCTGGGGGCCGGCTGGCCCGGTGTGCTGCTGCACGAGGCGGTGGGCCATGGCCTGGAAGGGGACTTCAACCGCAAGGGCTCCTCCGCCTATTCCGGCCGCATTGGTGAAAAGGTGGCGTCCTCCCTGTGTACCATAGTGGACGACGGCACCCTGTCCGATCGCCGTGGTTCGTTGACCATAGACGACGAGGGTACCCCCAGCGGCTATAACGTGCTGATCGAAAACGGTGTGCTCAAGGGCTATATGCAGGACAAGCTCAATGCCCGGCTGATGGGCATGGCGCCCACCGGCAACGGCCGGCGCGAGTCCTATGCCCACCTGCCCATGCCGCGCATGACCAACACCTACATGCTGGCCGGCGAGACGCCACCGGAAGAGATCATTCGCAGCGTGAAGAAGGGTATTTACGCCCCCAATTTCGGCGGTGGTCAGGTGGACATCACCTCGGGCCGGTTCGTATTCTCCGCCTCGGAAGCCTACCTGATCGAGGACGGCAAGCTGACCGCGCCGATCAAGGGCGCGACCCTGATCGGCAACGGCCCCGAGGCCATGAGCCAGGTGTCCATGGTGGGCAACGATCTGAGCCTGGACGCCGGTGTGGGCGTGTGTGGCAAGGACGGCCAGAGCGTGCCGGTCGGGGTGGGCCAGCCTACCCTCAAGCTGGATCGTATGACGGTGGGCGGCACCCAGTAA
- the yjgA gene encoding ribosome biogenesis factor YjgA, with product MRHHDDHPDHDDDIEWVSKSEMKRESHALQQLGMDLVRLKASDLAKVPLDEELKDAIALAHKLSNKREALRRHLQFIGKLMRSRDVTAIREALNAFDQKNAVVNAHFHRLEQWRDRLIREGDKAVDALLAEHRGLDRQKLRQLARTGRKEQAAGLPPKAYRELFQYLKQNLEP from the coding sequence ATGCGCCATCACGACGACCATCCCGACCACGACGACGACATCGAGTGGGTCAGCAAGAGTGAAATGAAGCGGGAAAGCCACGCCCTGCAGCAACTGGGCATGGACCTGGTCAGGCTCAAGGCCAGCGATCTGGCCAAGGTGCCGCTGGATGAAGAGCTGAAGGACGCCATCGCCCTGGCGCACAAGCTGTCCAACAAGCGCGAGGCCCTGCGCCGCCACCTGCAGTTTATCGGCAAGCTGATGCGCAGCCGCGACGTCACCGCCATTCGCGAGGCGCTGAATGCCTTTGATCAGAAGAACGCCGTGGTCAATGCCCACTTTCACCGGCTGGAGCAGTGGCGGGACAGGCTTATCCGCGAGGGCGACAAGGCCGTGGACGCGCTGCTGGCCGAGCACCGTGGCCTGGACCGGCAGAAACTGCGCCAGCTCGCCCGCACCGGCCGCAAGGAGCAGGCCGCCGGCCTGCCACCCAAGGCCTACCGGGAGCTGTTCCAGTACCTGAAACAAAACCTGGAGCCGTAA
- a CDS encoding carbon-nitrogen hydrolase family protein: protein MELVALQLNAGADWPANRERIAALLAQLPATRPLLVLLPENAVAFGGREAVQRVAEPLGEGPVQDWLAAQAQRLGIWLVAGSLPTRIDGSDKLHTSCLVYDDRGQRVAHYHKLHLFDVDVADGHGRYRESDSFSPGSELCVVDSPFGRLGLSICYDLRFPELYRALREQGAEILMVPAAFTRVTGQAHWLPLLQARAIENQCYVLAADQVGVHAGGRQTWGHSVILDPWGEVCACLPDEEGLVCAPLERERLERVRRDMPVAQHARLRAVWRDNE from the coding sequence ATGGAACTGGTAGCCCTGCAACTGAATGCCGGCGCCGACTGGCCCGCCAACCGTGAGCGCATAGCGGCCCTGCTGGCGCAATTGCCCGCCACCCGGCCGCTGCTGGTGCTGTTGCCGGAAAACGCTGTGGCATTTGGCGGCCGCGAGGCGGTGCAGCGTGTGGCCGAGCCTCTGGGGGAAGGCCCGGTGCAGGACTGGCTGGCAGCGCAGGCGCAACGCCTGGGCATCTGGCTGGTGGCGGGCTCCCTGCCCACCCGTATTGACGGCAGCGACAAACTGCACACCAGTTGCCTGGTGTATGATGATCGGGGGCAGCGGGTTGCACACTATCACAAGCTGCACCTGTTTGATGTGGACGTGGCCGACGGCCACGGCCGTTACCGGGAGTCGGACAGCTTCAGCCCGGGCAGTGAACTGTGCGTGGTGGACAGTCCCTTTGGTCGCCTGGGCCTGTCTATCTGTTATGATCTGCGTTTTCCCGAGTTGTATCGCGCCCTGCGCGAGCAGGGGGCCGAAATTTTAATGGTGCCGGCGGCCTTTACCCGGGTGACCGGACAGGCGCACTGGCTGCCGCTGTTGCAGGCCAGGGCCATTGAGAACCAGTGCTACGTGCTGGCCGCCGATCAGGTGGGCGTGCACGCCGGCGGGCGTCAGACCTGGGGGCATTCGGTGATTCTGGATCCCTGGGGTGAGGTGTGTGCCTGCCTGCCCGATGAGGAAGGGCTGGTGTGTGCCCCCCTAGAGCGTGAACGCCTCGAGCGCGTGCGTCGTGACATGCCAGTGGCCCAACATGCCCGCCTGCGGGCGGTGTGGAGAGACAACGAATGA